From the Bacillus tuaregi genome, one window contains:
- a CDS encoding ribonuclease H-like YkuK family protein, which produces MKYAVENHCLFQNSQERNMTFEHAFNKIIKFMNLDRNGNYRLMIGTDSQVHVQYTRFITGIVILNEGKGAWACIRKVIVPRRMRMLHERISKETSLTEEIVTMFTEERINRMIDIVLPNIYRGASFTMEGHLDIGAGNRNKTRAFVEEMVERIESMGIEPKIKPNSFVASCYANRFTK; this is translated from the coding sequence ATGAAATATGCTGTTGAAAATCATTGCTTGTTTCAAAATTCACAGGAAAGGAATATGACCTTTGAACATGCCTTTAATAAAATCATAAAATTTATGAATTTGGACAGGAATGGCAATTATCGGTTAATGATTGGTACCGATTCACAGGTACATGTACAATATACTCGATTTATTACTGGGATTGTTATACTTAACGAAGGTAAAGGGGCCTGGGCATGTATACGAAAGGTTATTGTTCCAAGACGAATGAGAATGCTCCATGAACGGATATCAAAGGAAACCTCGTTGACCGAAGAAATTGTGACGATGTTTACCGAAGAGAGAATAAATAGAATGATTGATATTGTGCTGCCAAATATATACAGGGGTGCTTCTTTTACCATGGAGGGTCATCTAGATATCGGAGCTGGAAACAGGAATAAAACAAGAGCGTTCGTTGAAGAAATGGTTGAAAGAATTGAATCCATGGGCATTGAGCCAAAAATTAAACCCAATTCCTTTGTTGCCTCATGCTATGCTAATCGGTTTACTAAATAA